A window of Acidobacteriota bacterium contains these coding sequences:
- a CDS encoding cyclase family protein: protein MRPGLLCGGLLLLVVALVGCAPGADTASDEPMEEAAPAYVPPDFTRESRDLGQADIERMMDELSNWGRWGPDDQLGAANLITPQKRLEALALATEGITVSLARRVIKEEADDVPRPFGHSMLGVPDPTGEPSFFGGVSDNYNVSYHGYSHSHIDSLCHILYKGQMYNGISHDTITEDGCSNASIINLQGGIVTRGVLLDFPRLQGVPYLEPGTPIYVEDIEAWEEMAGVTVQPGDAVFVRTGRWARRAEMGPWNISGNAAGLHASTMPWVKSRDISFLGSDAALDVVPSLVEGVNLPVHLITIVALGVDLFDNQDLEALAETAASLNRWEFTLMAAPLAVENGTGSPINALAIF, encoded by the coding sequence ATGAGACCTGGACTGCTGTGCGGCGGGTTGCTCTTGCTGGTGGTCGCCCTCGTCGGCTGCGCGCCCGGCGCGGACACGGCCTCGGACGAGCCGATGGAGGAAGCGGCCCCCGCCTACGTGCCGCCCGACTTCACGCGCGAGTCGCGCGACCTCGGCCAGGCGGACATCGAGCGGATGATGGACGAGCTGTCGAACTGGGGCCGCTGGGGTCCCGACGATCAGCTCGGGGCCGCGAACCTGATCACCCCGCAGAAGCGGCTGGAGGCGCTGGCCCTGGCCACCGAGGGCATCACCGTGTCGCTGGCGCGCCGCGTCATCAAGGAAGAAGCCGACGACGTCCCGAGGCCGTTCGGCCACAGCATGCTGGGGGTGCCCGATCCGACCGGCGAGCCAAGCTTCTTCGGCGGCGTCAGCGACAACTACAACGTCAGCTACCACGGCTACTCCCACAGCCACATCGACTCGCTGTGCCACATCCTCTACAAGGGGCAGATGTACAACGGCATCTCGCACGACACGATCACCGAGGACGGCTGCTCGAACGCATCCATCATCAACCTGCAGGGCGGCATCGTGACGCGCGGCGTGCTGCTGGACTTCCCGCGCCTGCAGGGCGTGCCGTACCTGGAGCCGGGGACGCCGATCTACGTGGAGGATATCGAGGCCTGGGAGGAAATGGCCGGCGTGACCGTGCAGCCGGGCGACGCGGTCTTCGTCCGTACCGGCCGCTGGGCGCGCCGCGCCGAGATGGGCCCCTGGAACATCTCCGGGAACGCGGCCGGGCTGCACGCCTCCACCATGCCGTGGGTGAAGTCGCGCGACATCTCGTTCCTCGGCAGCGACGCCGCCCTCGACGTGGTGCCGTCGCTGGTCGAAGGCGTCAATCTGCCGGTGCACCTGATCACCATCGTGGCGCTGGGAGTCGACCTGTTCGACAACCAGGACCTGGAGGCGCTGGCCGAAACCGCCGCGTCGCTGAACCGCTGGGAGTTCACGCTGATGGCGGCGCCGCTGGCCGTGGAGAACGGCACCGGCTCGCCGATCAACGCGCTGGCCATCTTCTGA
- a CDS encoding multicopper oxidase family protein, whose amino-acid sequence MDSPLPGAGVTASTLVACLLAPLATVGQTVAPAGQADDGALECPALDPRGPAADPDLYCIELIHAPDFPGASGYVELTPSDSPFGAAVTIDGHHRFDLALQLAGLPDPAGLGDYSGYVAWATTPRLRPVVNLGRVANGRTAVGPIDLDKFLVLVTAESDPDAPAWEGRIVLRGTSAGMRMEPEDLLALTGMVGGAALPPPARGWRRPPMHPSVAMMPGVGRLTPPADPFLPSAAEPLPPARPREIVRLGDGATLDLEAGLVERTIDGRTLTMYGFNGQYPGPLIHVPQDATITVNVTNRLSLPTAVHWHGIRLENRFDGVPGLTQDPIEPGETFQYRIHFPDAGLYWYHPHHREDVQQDLGLYGNLQVESADPAYFGPANREQVLMLDDLLVDAAGLAPFGRDRATHAMMGRFGNLLLVNGDPDYRLTVDRGEVVRFFLTNVSNTRTFNVSFGGAPIKLVASDLGKFERQTRVDSVVIAPAERYIVEVRFDEAGEVPFANRVQAIDHVYGNYFADDATLGTVTVTDTPAAPDHGDRFRELRSHPDVGADIERYRDEFDRPVDHRLLLTLEIGDLPDPLEPLLNLDRAFFNPVEWSGTMPRMNWVTTADRVRWILRDLDTGLENDAIEWRFRRGDVVKIRLRNDREAVHAMQHPIHIHGQRFLVLGRDGVPNDNLVWKDTTLVPAGSTADLLLELSNPGRWMLHCHIAEHLEAGMKLVFDVAAGPPPGRR is encoded by the coding sequence ATGGATTCTCCTCTGCCCGGGGCCGGTGTGACGGCGTCGACTCTCGTGGCCTGCCTTCTGGCGCCGCTGGCGACGGTGGGACAGACCGTCGCGCCGGCCGGGCAGGCCGACGACGGCGCACTCGAGTGTCCCGCGCTGGATCCGCGCGGGCCGGCAGCGGACCCGGACCTGTACTGCATCGAGCTGATCCACGCGCCCGACTTCCCCGGCGCGTCGGGCTACGTCGAGCTGACGCCGTCCGATTCGCCGTTCGGCGCCGCGGTCACCATCGACGGCCATCACCGCTTCGACCTCGCCCTCCAGCTCGCCGGCCTGCCCGACCCGGCGGGGCTCGGCGACTACAGCGGCTACGTGGCCTGGGCGACGACGCCGCGGCTGCGGCCCGTCGTGAACCTGGGGCGGGTAGCCAACGGCCGCACGGCGGTCGGACCGATCGACCTGGACAAGTTCCTGGTGCTGGTCACTGCCGAGTCGGATCCGGACGCGCCGGCGTGGGAGGGCCGCATCGTGCTGCGCGGCACCTCGGCCGGCATGCGCATGGAGCCGGAGGACCTGCTGGCGCTGACCGGGATGGTCGGCGGCGCCGCGCTCCCCCCGCCGGCCCGCGGGTGGCGGCGTCCGCCCATGCACCCGTCGGTGGCGATGATGCCGGGCGTCGGCCGCCTCACCCCGCCGGCCGATCCGTTCCTGCCATCGGCGGCGGAGCCGCTCCCACCGGCGCGCCCGCGGGAGATCGTCCGGCTCGGCGACGGCGCCACGCTCGACCTGGAGGCGGGGCTCGTCGAGCGCACCATCGACGGCCGCACCCTCACGATGTACGGCTTCAATGGGCAGTACCCGGGCCCGCTCATTCACGTGCCGCAGGACGCCACGATCACGGTGAACGTCACCAACCGGCTCAGCCTGCCGACCGCCGTCCACTGGCACGGCATCCGGCTCGAGAACCGTTTCGACGGCGTCCCCGGCCTGACGCAGGATCCGATCGAGCCGGGCGAGACCTTCCAGTACCGCATCCACTTCCCGGACGCCGGGCTCTACTGGTACCACCCGCATCACCGGGAGGACGTCCAGCAGGACCTGGGGCTGTACGGCAACCTGCAGGTGGAGTCGGCCGACCCGGCGTACTTCGGTCCGGCCAACCGCGAGCAGGTGCTGATGCTCGACGACCTGCTCGTCGACGCGGCGGGCCTCGCGCCGTTCGGCCGCGACCGGGCCACGCACGCGATGATGGGCCGCTTCGGGAACCTGCTGCTCGTCAACGGCGATCCGGACTACCGCCTGACCGTCGACCGCGGCGAGGTCGTCCGCTTCTTCCTGACCAACGTCTCGAACACCCGCACGTTCAACGTGTCGTTCGGCGGCGCCCCGATCAAGCTGGTGGCGTCCGACCTGGGCAAGTTCGAGCGGCAGACGCGGGTCGACAGCGTGGTCATCGCGCCGGCCGAGCGCTACATCGTCGAGGTGCGCTTCGACGAGGCCGGCGAGGTGCCGTTCGCCAACCGCGTGCAGGCGATCGATCACGTCTACGGGAACTATTTCGCCGACGACGCCACCCTCGGCACGGTCACGGTCACCGACACGCCGGCCGCGCCGGACCACGGAGACAGGTTCCGCGAGCTGCGCAGCCACCCCGACGTCGGGGCCGACATCGAGCGCTACCGCGACGAGTTCGACCGGCCGGTCGACCACCGGCTGCTGCTGACGCTGGAGATCGGCGACCTGCCGGACCCGCTCGAGCCGCTGCTGAACCTCGACCGCGCGTTCTTCAACCCGGTGGAGTGGAGCGGCACCATGCCGCGCATGAACTGGGTCACCACCGCCGACCGCGTGCGCTGGATCCTGCGCGACCTGGACACCGGCCTGGAGAACGACGCCATCGAGTGGCGCTTCAGGCGCGGCGACGTGGTGAAGATCCGCCTGCGCAACGACCGCGAGGCGGTCCACGCCATGCAGCACCCGATCCACATCCACGGCCAGCGGTTCCTGGTGCTCGGCCGCGACGGCGTGCCGAACGACAACCTGGTCTGGAAGGACACGACGCTCGTGCCGGCCGGATCGACCGCCGACCTGCTGCTGGAGTTGTCCAACCCCGGACGCTGGATGCTACATTGCCACATCGCCGAGCACCTCGAAGCGGGGATGAAGCTGGTCTTCGACGTCGCCGCCGGCCCGCCGCCGGGGCGGCGTTGA
- a CDS encoding amidohydrolase family protein: MEEYKMRLLIATLAVLVAALPCAAQPADTLSGAVRQFVEIGEPVVALTGVQVVDGTGSPAASGRTILIRDGRIAAVGPDAEVDIPGGARVLALDGHTVVPGFVGLHDHTFYMTRGRRVQLNFSAPRLYLASGVTTIRTTGAFSPYSELNLKRSIQEGQEIGPRMFITGPYLSGAGAMSQMFQVSTPEDARRVVAYWADEGVDWFKAYTRIGDDELAAAIDEAHRRGVRVTGHLCSVSFREAVAMGIDNIEHGFFTNSDYVAGKQPGVCPPNVRRSLLEVDLEGEEVAATIREMVEQGVAMTSTLPVYELAIPNRPPLEQRVLDMLAPGARDEYLQSRADVASRDDAPMAELFPKAQAFERMFVEAGGLLAAGVDPTGMGGALPGYGDQRNYELLLESGFSPEQVIQIMSLNGARVLGEDERLGSIEPGKLADLVVIDGDPVRREAEIRNVTLVFKEGVGYDAPALAESVRGLIGLR; the protein is encoded by the coding sequence ATGGAGGAATACAAGATGCGGCTTCTCATAGCCACGCTCGCCGTTCTCGTCGCCGCCCTCCCGTGCGCCGCGCAGCCGGCGGACACGCTCTCGGGCGCCGTGCGCCAGTTCGTCGAGATCGGCGAGCCGGTGGTGGCCCTGACCGGCGTGCAAGTGGTGGACGGCACGGGCAGTCCGGCGGCCAGCGGCCGGACCATCCTGATCCGGGACGGCCGGATCGCGGCGGTCGGTCCCGACGCCGAGGTCGACATCCCCGGCGGCGCCCGCGTCCTGGCCCTCGACGGCCACACGGTCGTCCCCGGCTTCGTCGGCCTGCACGACCACACCTTCTACATGACCCGCGGCCGGCGGGTGCAGCTCAACTTCAGCGCGCCGCGCCTGTACCTGGCCAGCGGCGTGACCACCATCCGCACCACCGGCGCCTTCTCGCCCTACAGCGAGCTCAACCTGAAGCGGTCGATCCAGGAGGGGCAGGAGATCGGCCCGCGGATGTTCATCACCGGGCCGTACCTGTCGGGCGCCGGCGCCATGTCGCAGATGTTCCAGGTCAGCACGCCGGAGGATGCCCGCCGCGTCGTCGCCTACTGGGCCGACGAGGGGGTCGACTGGTTCAAGGCCTACACGCGGATCGGCGACGACGAGCTGGCCGCCGCCATCGACGAGGCGCACCGGCGGGGCGTGCGGGTCACCGGCCACCTCTGCTCGGTCTCGTTCCGGGAGGCGGTGGCCATGGGCATCGACAACATCGAGCACGGCTTCTTCACCAACAGCGACTACGTCGCCGGCAAGCAGCCCGGCGTCTGCCCGCCCAACGTGCGGCGGAGCCTGCTGGAGGTCGACCTCGAGGGCGAGGAGGTGGCGGCCACCATCCGCGAGATGGTCGAGCAGGGCGTGGCGATGACCTCCACCCTGCCGGTCTACGAGCTCGCCATCCCCAACCGGCCGCCGCTGGAGCAGCGGGTCCTCGACATGCTGGCCCCCGGCGCCCGCGACGAGTACCTGCAGTCGCGCGCCGACGTCGCCTCGCGCGACGACGCCCCCATGGCCGAGCTGTTCCCAAAGGCGCAGGCGTTCGAGCGGATGTTCGTCGAGGCGGGCGGACTGCTCGCGGCCGGGGTGGACCCGACCGGCATGGGCGGGGCGCTGCCCGGCTACGGCGACCAGCGCAACTACGAGCTGCTGCTCGAGTCCGGGTTCAGCCCCGAGCAGGTGATTCAGATCATGTCGCTGAACGGCGCCCGCGTGCTGGGCGAGGACGAGCGGCTCGGCTCCATCGAGCCGGGCAAGCTGGCCGACCTCGTCGTCATCGACGGCGATCCCGTGCGCCGGGAGGCGGAGATCCGCAACGTGACCCTGGTCTTCAAGGAAGGCGTCGGCTACGACGCGCCGGCGCTGGCCGAGTCCGTGCGGGGGCTCATCGGGCTACGGTGA